In the genome of Andrena cerasifolii isolate SP2316 chromosome 5, iyAndCera1_principal, whole genome shotgun sequence, one region contains:
- the LOC143369153 gene encoding uncharacterized protein LOC143369153 isoform X3: MPANKGNLSTAHKEKPGNGFNNAASKKKKRCTVKHKKHCKQYLQLHSEYRSTYTWHEYTGPHQEHTVVRRAPQPPPTSTTQASAKLQSAKSTEDENTEGPTLEPPLPRRKKCPELAYKTHEFITAADGGGIDVVDSNVVADKVREVTAQSALPPSQLSKAISRISTEYRLQFAWPRRPQLTNGEAVAPVSAAGAPAGPAPVHKKRPGDVDHKRDGVQASELEPLVGGTGTDTIDGVVPEGDEREEDMPDLKVAFRGKKSGRTVRISDDKGLGKHQEAPFPTSEVIELRRLADEYKHRDWGCGLAAEDEASLWKRVSSNHALNALSLARSVTKEEKEKENTRKVAPVPTTIAVLPAGQPSSAQIRPLCGILHDDFKVDSERSRARKDFLIRHHLDRTTGVGDGALLPSPTREKLEPVIPRRREETKEQHREEVPTKTKSSPKNSPRTGRSQSLGPTVTERRSPKRQPPRAPSVTKDAKEKEKEQKDKEKEPREKSGEPERHPRPITGPGRVRWSIREPSTISPTGSSSSVPPLPPPPPGPGPAPFHRRSPQVHRKTFLATTAPPHRPLHHSKPSTTTTTTTTTVKPPVKHSVHTSVHHPPPTSSAAAAARQDRVKDISRGHGPHEAKTARDEPAAAAAAAAAADPSKSSSDSRYASNRAATAVQPMTAEPQVNGDVTGGDSSVASTPPSQTHPPVSATAVSPWIDDEPVVKSPPEPTRVKSPEQMIMRSPEPVNWTVPLDTGKTFTVTQNVREEPLTRPHSEAKTWTPSSFPSAPQSAPPELAAQHKSQHSQHSGYKSPESESVSIGSFTGLNGHKDMDSERDSPLPTRAQGTSTPTQGEKEASIADEEAKDEAKPDPSIKPVAGTNLRCLEDPGFDYDRKKEPSQATTTATMTTPSSSAAAQPGYRILEAESPQGGSAGGAAGMGGVVSSSGGGYHVLEAPAVVPGTAQRSAASEVLEKARNRFDKFWGKGSGAEN, from the exons GGCCCACCTTGGAGCCGCCGCTGCCCAGACGAAAGAAATGCCCGGAGCTCGCGTACAAGACGCACGAGTTCATCACGGCGGCCGATGGCGGTGGCATCGACGTCGTCGATTCGAACGTTGTAGCTGACAAAGTTCGG GAAGTTACAGCGCAGTCGGCCCTACCACCGAGTCAGCTGAGCAAGGCGATATCACGGATCAGCACCGAGTACCGTTTGCAGTTCGCCTGGCCTAGACGACCCCAGCTGACCAATGGCGAGGCAGTGGCACCGGTCTCAGCTGCGGGAGCACCTGCAG GACCAGCCCCAGTTCACAAGAAGCGGCCGGGCGACGTCGATCACAAACGTGATG GAGTGCAGGCATCGGAGCTGGAGCCCCTGGTCGGAGGAACTGGAACGGACACTATCGACGGAGTGGTGCCCGAGGGCGACGAGCGCGAGGAGGACATGCCCGACTTGAAAGTAGCTTTCAG GGGTAAAAAGTCAGGTAGAACCGTAAGGATATCGGATGATAAGGGGCTGGGCAAGCACCAGGAGGCACCGTTCCCTACCTCCGAAGTCATCGAGCTTAGGCGACTCGCTGACGAGTACAAG CACCGCGACTGGGGTTGCGGTCTGGCCGCCGAGGACGAGGCTTCGCTGTGGAAACGTGTCTCCAGTAACCACGCTCTCAACGCGCTGTCCCTTGCCAG GTCGGTGACGAAGgaagagaaggagaaggagaacacGAGGAAGGTCGCGCCTGTTCCAACGACCATCGCCGTGCTTCCTGCTGGTCAGCCGTCGTCGGCCCAGATTAGACCCCTCTGTGGGATATTGCACGACGATTTCAAAGTG GACAGTGAAAGATCTCGCGCAAGAAAGGATTTCTTGATCCGCCATCACCTGGATCGCACCACTGGCGTGG GGGACGGTGCACTGCTTCCCTCTCCGACGAGAGAGAAGCTGGAGCCCGTGATCCCGCGGCGTCGAGAGGAAACGAAGGAGCAGCACCGAGAGGAGGTTCCGACTAAGACCAAGTCCAGCCCGAAGAACAGCCCCAGGACTGGTCGTTCGCAGAGCCTAGGGCCCACTGTCACCGAGCGTCGGTCACCGAAACGCCAACCGCCCCGTGCACCGTCCGTCACCAAAGATGCCAAG gagaaggagaaggagcagAAGGACAAGGAGAAAGAGCCGCGGGAGAAGAGCGGAGAGCCGGAAAGGCATCCGCGACCGA TCACGGGCCCTGGCCGCGTGCGTTGGAGCATACGGGAGCCCTCGACGATATCCCCGACGGGCTCGTCGAGCAGCGTGCCGCCGTTACCGCCACCACCCCCGGGCCCAGGGCCTGCCCCGTTCCACAGGAGGTCCCCGCAGGTCCACCGTAAAA CCTTCCTCGCAACCACCGCTCCCCCCCATCGCCCTCTTCATCACTCGAAACCCTCAACCACCACAACCACCACAACTACCACCGTAAAACCCCCGGTAAAGCATTCAGTTCATACGAGTGTCCATCACCCACCACCTACGTCGAGCGCTGCCGCCGCGGCCAGGCAGGACCGTGTTAAAGATATTAGCCGTGGCCATGGTCCGCACGAAGCAAAAACGGCCCGCGACGAGCCAGCTGCGGCTGCGGCCGCAGCCGCCGCCGCCGATCCATCCAAATCATCCTCCGATAGTCGATACGCGTCAAACCGAGCCGCTACCGCCGTACAACCTA TGACGGCGGAGCCTCAGGTGAACGGGGACGTAACTGGAGGCGACTCGAGCGTCGCCTCGACGCCACCGTCGCAGACCCATCCGCCAGTGTCAGCCACCGCTGTAAGCCCGTGGATCGACGACGAGCCGGTGGTGAAAAGCCCGCCAGAGCCGACCAGGGTAAAGTCGCCCGAGCAGATGATCATGCGGTCCCCGGAGCCCGTAAACTGGACGGTGCCCCTCGACACCGGGAAAACCTTCACTGTCACCCAAAACGTCAGAGAAG AACCCCTGACGCGTCCTCATAGTGAGGCGAAGACATGGACGCCCTCGTCGTTCCCCTCAGCACCACAGTCGGCCCCGCCTGAGCTCGCGGCTCAGCACAAGTCCCAGCACTCCCAGCACTCCGGCTACAAATCACCCGAGAGCGAAAGCGTTTCCATCGGTAGCTTCACTGGCCTGAACGGGCACAAGGATATGGACTCGGAGAGGGACAGCCCGTTGCCCACGAGGGCCCAGGGCACCAGCACACCCACGCAGGGTGAAAAG GAAGCAAGCATCGCCGACGAAGAAGCGAAAGATGAAGCGAAGCCGGATCCGTCGATAAAGCCCGTGGCAGGGACGAACCTGAGATGCCTGGAGGACCCGGGCTTCGATTACGATAGAAAGAAGGAGCCGTCGCAGGCAACGACGACGGCGACAATGACAACACCGTCCTCGTCCGCGGCCGCCCAGCCGGGCTATCGTATCCTAGAGGCCGAGTCCCCCCAAGGCGGTTCCGCGGGGGGCGCCGCCGGCATGGGTGGGGTAGTAAGTAGCAGCGGGGGTGGTTATCACGTGCTGGAGGCGCCCGCGGTTGTTCCAGGCACGGCGCAACGCTCGGCGGCCAGCGAGGTGCTGGAGAAGGCGCGGAATCGCTTCGACAAGTTCTGGGGGAAGGGCAGTGGCGCGGAGAATTAG
- the LOC143369153 gene encoding uncharacterized protein LOC143369153 isoform X2, which yields MPANKGNLSTAHKEKPGNGFNNAASKKKKRCTVKHKKHCKQYLQLHSEYRSTYTWHEYTGPHQEHTVVRRAPQPPPTSRPTLEPPLPRRKKCPELAYKTHEFITAADGGGIDVVDSNVVADKVREVTAQSALPPSQLSKAISRISTEYRLQFAWPRRPQLTNGEAVAPVSAAGAPAGTTGPPRKSLSMGALKQGIAPTGPAPVHKKRPGDVDHKRDGVQASELEPLVGGTGTDTIDGVVPEGDEREEDMPDLKVAFRGKKSGRTVRISDDKGLGKHQEAPFPTSEVIELRRLADEYKHRDWGCGLAAEDEASLWKRVSSNHALNALSLARSVTKEEKEKENTRKVAPVPTTIAVLPAGQPSSAQIRPLCGILHDDFKVDSERSRARKDFLIRHHLDRTTGVGDGALLPSPTREKLEPVIPRRREETKEQHREEVPTKTKSSPKNSPRTGRSQSLGPTVTERRSPKRQPPRAPSVTKDAKEKEKEQKDKEKEPREKSGEPERHPRPITGPGRVRWSIREPSTISPTGSSSSVPPLPPPPPGPGPAPFHRRSPQVHRKTFLATTAPPHRPLHHSKPSTTTTTTTTTVKPPVKHSVHTSVHHPPPTSSAAAAARQDRVKDISRGHGPHEAKTARDEPAAAAAAAAAADPSKSSSDSRYASNRAATAVQPMTAEPQVNGDVTGGDSSVASTPPSQTHPPVSATAVSPWIDDEPVVKSPPEPTRVKSPEQMIMRSPEPVNWTVPLDTGKTFTVTQNVREEPLTRPHSEAKTWTPSSFPSAPQSAPPELAAQHKSQHSQHSGYKSPESESVSIGSFTGLNGHKDMDSERDSPLPTRAQGTSTPTQGEKEASIADEEAKDEAKPDPSIKPVAGTNLRCLEDPGFDYDRKKEPSQATTTATMTTPSSSAAAQPGYRILEAESPQGGSAGGAAGMGGVVSSSGGGYHVLEAPAVVPGTAQRSAASEVLEKARNRFDKFWGKGSGAEN from the exons GGCCCACCTTGGAGCCGCCGCTGCCCAGACGAAAGAAATGCCCGGAGCTCGCGTACAAGACGCACGAGTTCATCACGGCGGCCGATGGCGGTGGCATCGACGTCGTCGATTCGAACGTTGTAGCTGACAAAGTTCGG GAAGTTACAGCGCAGTCGGCCCTACCACCGAGTCAGCTGAGCAAGGCGATATCACGGATCAGCACCGAGTACCGTTTGCAGTTCGCCTGGCCTAGACGACCCCAGCTGACCAATGGCGAGGCAGTGGCACCGGTCTCAGCTGCGGGAGCACCTGCAGGTACGACTGGACCACCTAGAAAGTCACTCAGCATGGGAGCTCTTAAGCAGGGTATCGCGCCCACAGGACCAGCCCCAGTTCACAAGAAGCGGCCGGGCGACGTCGATCACAAACGTGATG GAGTGCAGGCATCGGAGCTGGAGCCCCTGGTCGGAGGAACTGGAACGGACACTATCGACGGAGTGGTGCCCGAGGGCGACGAGCGCGAGGAGGACATGCCCGACTTGAAAGTAGCTTTCAG GGGTAAAAAGTCAGGTAGAACCGTAAGGATATCGGATGATAAGGGGCTGGGCAAGCACCAGGAGGCACCGTTCCCTACCTCCGAAGTCATCGAGCTTAGGCGACTCGCTGACGAGTACAAG CACCGCGACTGGGGTTGCGGTCTGGCCGCCGAGGACGAGGCTTCGCTGTGGAAACGTGTCTCCAGTAACCACGCTCTCAACGCGCTGTCCCTTGCCAG GTCGGTGACGAAGgaagagaaggagaaggagaacacGAGGAAGGTCGCGCCTGTTCCAACGACCATCGCCGTGCTTCCTGCTGGTCAGCCGTCGTCGGCCCAGATTAGACCCCTCTGTGGGATATTGCACGACGATTTCAAAGTG GACAGTGAAAGATCTCGCGCAAGAAAGGATTTCTTGATCCGCCATCACCTGGATCGCACCACTGGCGTGG GGGACGGTGCACTGCTTCCCTCTCCGACGAGAGAGAAGCTGGAGCCCGTGATCCCGCGGCGTCGAGAGGAAACGAAGGAGCAGCACCGAGAGGAGGTTCCGACTAAGACCAAGTCCAGCCCGAAGAACAGCCCCAGGACTGGTCGTTCGCAGAGCCTAGGGCCCACTGTCACCGAGCGTCGGTCACCGAAACGCCAACCGCCCCGTGCACCGTCCGTCACCAAAGATGCCAAG gagaaggagaaggagcagAAGGACAAGGAGAAAGAGCCGCGGGAGAAGAGCGGAGAGCCGGAAAGGCATCCGCGACCGA TCACGGGCCCTGGCCGCGTGCGTTGGAGCATACGGGAGCCCTCGACGATATCCCCGACGGGCTCGTCGAGCAGCGTGCCGCCGTTACCGCCACCACCCCCGGGCCCAGGGCCTGCCCCGTTCCACAGGAGGTCCCCGCAGGTCCACCGTAAAA CCTTCCTCGCAACCACCGCTCCCCCCCATCGCCCTCTTCATCACTCGAAACCCTCAACCACCACAACCACCACAACTACCACCGTAAAACCCCCGGTAAAGCATTCAGTTCATACGAGTGTCCATCACCCACCACCTACGTCGAGCGCTGCCGCCGCGGCCAGGCAGGACCGTGTTAAAGATATTAGCCGTGGCCATGGTCCGCACGAAGCAAAAACGGCCCGCGACGAGCCAGCTGCGGCTGCGGCCGCAGCCGCCGCCGCCGATCCATCCAAATCATCCTCCGATAGTCGATACGCGTCAAACCGAGCCGCTACCGCCGTACAACCTA TGACGGCGGAGCCTCAGGTGAACGGGGACGTAACTGGAGGCGACTCGAGCGTCGCCTCGACGCCACCGTCGCAGACCCATCCGCCAGTGTCAGCCACCGCTGTAAGCCCGTGGATCGACGACGAGCCGGTGGTGAAAAGCCCGCCAGAGCCGACCAGGGTAAAGTCGCCCGAGCAGATGATCATGCGGTCCCCGGAGCCCGTAAACTGGACGGTGCCCCTCGACACCGGGAAAACCTTCACTGTCACCCAAAACGTCAGAGAAG AACCCCTGACGCGTCCTCATAGTGAGGCGAAGACATGGACGCCCTCGTCGTTCCCCTCAGCACCACAGTCGGCCCCGCCTGAGCTCGCGGCTCAGCACAAGTCCCAGCACTCCCAGCACTCCGGCTACAAATCACCCGAGAGCGAAAGCGTTTCCATCGGTAGCTTCACTGGCCTGAACGGGCACAAGGATATGGACTCGGAGAGGGACAGCCCGTTGCCCACGAGGGCCCAGGGCACCAGCACACCCACGCAGGGTGAAAAG GAAGCAAGCATCGCCGACGAAGAAGCGAAAGATGAAGCGAAGCCGGATCCGTCGATAAAGCCCGTGGCAGGGACGAACCTGAGATGCCTGGAGGACCCGGGCTTCGATTACGATAGAAAGAAGGAGCCGTCGCAGGCAACGACGACGGCGACAATGACAACACCGTCCTCGTCCGCGGCCGCCCAGCCGGGCTATCGTATCCTAGAGGCCGAGTCCCCCCAAGGCGGTTCCGCGGGGGGCGCCGCCGGCATGGGTGGGGTAGTAAGTAGCAGCGGGGGTGGTTATCACGTGCTGGAGGCGCCCGCGGTTGTTCCAGGCACGGCGCAACGCTCGGCGGCCAGCGAGGTGCTGGAGAAGGCGCGGAATCGCTTCGACAAGTTCTGGGGGAAGGGCAGTGGCGCGGAGAATTAG
- the LOC143369153 gene encoding uncharacterized protein LOC143369153 isoform X4, whose product MIGSFWNLCRACPSMPIDKQLHSEYRSTYTWHEYTGPHQEHTVVRRAPQPPPTSTTQASAKLQSAKSTEDENTEGPTLEPPLPRRKKCPELAYKTHEFITAADGGGIDVVDSNVVADKVREVTAQSALPPSQLSKAISRISTEYRLQFAWPRRPQLTNGEAVAPVSAAGAPAGTTGPPRKSLSMGALKQGIAPTGPAPVHKKRPGDVDHKRDGVQASELEPLVGGTGTDTIDGVVPEGDEREEDMPDLKVAFRGKKSGRTVRISDDKGLGKHQEAPFPTSEVIELRRLADEYKHRDWGCGLAAEDEASLWKRVSSNHALNALSLARSVTKEEKEKENTRKVAPVPTTIAVLPAGQPSSAQIRPLCGILHDDFKVDSERSRARKDFLIRHHLDRTTGVGDGALLPSPTREKLEPVIPRRREETKEQHREEVPTKTKSSPKNSPRTGRSQSLGPTVTERRSPKRQPPRAPSVTKDAKEKEKEQKDKEKEPREKSGEPERHPRPITGPGRVRWSIREPSTISPTGSSSSVPPLPPPPPGPGPAPFHRRSPQVHRKTFLATTAPPHRPLHHSKPSTTTTTTTTTVKPPVKHSVHTSVHHPPPTSSAAAAARQDRVKDISRGHGPHEAKTARDEPAAAAAAAAAADPSKSSSDSRYASNRAATAVQPMTAEPQVNGDVTGGDSSVASTPPSQTHPPVSATAVSPWIDDEPVVKSPPEPTRVKSPEQMIMRSPEPVNWTVPLDTGKTFTVTQNVREEPLTRPHSEAKTWTPSSFPSAPQSAPPELAAQHKSQHSQHSGYKSPESESVSIGSFTGLNGHKDMDSERDSPLPTRAQGTSTPTQGEKEASIADEEAKDEAKPDPSIKPVAGTNLRCLEDPGFDYDRKKEPSQATTTATMTTPSSSAAAQPGYRILEAESPQGGSAGGAAGMGGVVSSSGGGYHVLEAPAVVPGTAQRSAASEVLEKARNRFDKFWGKGSGAEN is encoded by the exons GGCCCACCTTGGAGCCGCCGCTGCCCAGACGAAAGAAATGCCCGGAGCTCGCGTACAAGACGCACGAGTTCATCACGGCGGCCGATGGCGGTGGCATCGACGTCGTCGATTCGAACGTTGTAGCTGACAAAGTTCGG GAAGTTACAGCGCAGTCGGCCCTACCACCGAGTCAGCTGAGCAAGGCGATATCACGGATCAGCACCGAGTACCGTTTGCAGTTCGCCTGGCCTAGACGACCCCAGCTGACCAATGGCGAGGCAGTGGCACCGGTCTCAGCTGCGGGAGCACCTGCAGGTACGACTGGACCACCTAGAAAGTCACTCAGCATGGGAGCTCTTAAGCAGGGTATCGCGCCCACAGGACCAGCCCCAGTTCACAAGAAGCGGCCGGGCGACGTCGATCACAAACGTGATG GAGTGCAGGCATCGGAGCTGGAGCCCCTGGTCGGAGGAACTGGAACGGACACTATCGACGGAGTGGTGCCCGAGGGCGACGAGCGCGAGGAGGACATGCCCGACTTGAAAGTAGCTTTCAG GGGTAAAAAGTCAGGTAGAACCGTAAGGATATCGGATGATAAGGGGCTGGGCAAGCACCAGGAGGCACCGTTCCCTACCTCCGAAGTCATCGAGCTTAGGCGACTCGCTGACGAGTACAAG CACCGCGACTGGGGTTGCGGTCTGGCCGCCGAGGACGAGGCTTCGCTGTGGAAACGTGTCTCCAGTAACCACGCTCTCAACGCGCTGTCCCTTGCCAG GTCGGTGACGAAGgaagagaaggagaaggagaacacGAGGAAGGTCGCGCCTGTTCCAACGACCATCGCCGTGCTTCCTGCTGGTCAGCCGTCGTCGGCCCAGATTAGACCCCTCTGTGGGATATTGCACGACGATTTCAAAGTG GACAGTGAAAGATCTCGCGCAAGAAAGGATTTCTTGATCCGCCATCACCTGGATCGCACCACTGGCGTGG GGGACGGTGCACTGCTTCCCTCTCCGACGAGAGAGAAGCTGGAGCCCGTGATCCCGCGGCGTCGAGAGGAAACGAAGGAGCAGCACCGAGAGGAGGTTCCGACTAAGACCAAGTCCAGCCCGAAGAACAGCCCCAGGACTGGTCGTTCGCAGAGCCTAGGGCCCACTGTCACCGAGCGTCGGTCACCGAAACGCCAACCGCCCCGTGCACCGTCCGTCACCAAAGATGCCAAG gagaaggagaaggagcagAAGGACAAGGAGAAAGAGCCGCGGGAGAAGAGCGGAGAGCCGGAAAGGCATCCGCGACCGA TCACGGGCCCTGGCCGCGTGCGTTGGAGCATACGGGAGCCCTCGACGATATCCCCGACGGGCTCGTCGAGCAGCGTGCCGCCGTTACCGCCACCACCCCCGGGCCCAGGGCCTGCCCCGTTCCACAGGAGGTCCCCGCAGGTCCACCGTAAAA CCTTCCTCGCAACCACCGCTCCCCCCCATCGCCCTCTTCATCACTCGAAACCCTCAACCACCACAACCACCACAACTACCACCGTAAAACCCCCGGTAAAGCATTCAGTTCATACGAGTGTCCATCACCCACCACCTACGTCGAGCGCTGCCGCCGCGGCCAGGCAGGACCGTGTTAAAGATATTAGCCGTGGCCATGGTCCGCACGAAGCAAAAACGGCCCGCGACGAGCCAGCTGCGGCTGCGGCCGCAGCCGCCGCCGCCGATCCATCCAAATCATCCTCCGATAGTCGATACGCGTCAAACCGAGCCGCTACCGCCGTACAACCTA TGACGGCGGAGCCTCAGGTGAACGGGGACGTAACTGGAGGCGACTCGAGCGTCGCCTCGACGCCACCGTCGCAGACCCATCCGCCAGTGTCAGCCACCGCTGTAAGCCCGTGGATCGACGACGAGCCGGTGGTGAAAAGCCCGCCAGAGCCGACCAGGGTAAAGTCGCCCGAGCAGATGATCATGCGGTCCCCGGAGCCCGTAAACTGGACGGTGCCCCTCGACACCGGGAAAACCTTCACTGTCACCCAAAACGTCAGAGAAG AACCCCTGACGCGTCCTCATAGTGAGGCGAAGACATGGACGCCCTCGTCGTTCCCCTCAGCACCACAGTCGGCCCCGCCTGAGCTCGCGGCTCAGCACAAGTCCCAGCACTCCCAGCACTCCGGCTACAAATCACCCGAGAGCGAAAGCGTTTCCATCGGTAGCTTCACTGGCCTGAACGGGCACAAGGATATGGACTCGGAGAGGGACAGCCCGTTGCCCACGAGGGCCCAGGGCACCAGCACACCCACGCAGGGTGAAAAG GAAGCAAGCATCGCCGACGAAGAAGCGAAAGATGAAGCGAAGCCGGATCCGTCGATAAAGCCCGTGGCAGGGACGAACCTGAGATGCCTGGAGGACCCGGGCTTCGATTACGATAGAAAGAAGGAGCCGTCGCAGGCAACGACGACGGCGACAATGACAACACCGTCCTCGTCCGCGGCCGCCCAGCCGGGCTATCGTATCCTAGAGGCCGAGTCCCCCCAAGGCGGTTCCGCGGGGGGCGCCGCCGGCATGGGTGGGGTAGTAAGTAGCAGCGGGGGTGGTTATCACGTGCTGGAGGCGCCCGCGGTTGTTCCAGGCACGGCGCAACGCTCGGCGGCCAGCGAGGTGCTGGAGAAGGCGCGGAATCGCTTCGACAAGTTCTGGGGGAAGGGCAGTGGCGCGGAGAATTAG
- the LOC143369153 gene encoding uncharacterized protein LOC143369153 isoform X1 yields MPANKGNLSTAHKEKPGNGFNNAASKKKKRCTVKHKKHCKQYLQLHSEYRSTYTWHEYTGPHQEHTVVRRAPQPPPTSTTQASAKLQSAKSTEDENTEGPTLEPPLPRRKKCPELAYKTHEFITAADGGGIDVVDSNVVADKVREVTAQSALPPSQLSKAISRISTEYRLQFAWPRRPQLTNGEAVAPVSAAGAPAGTTGPPRKSLSMGALKQGIAPTGPAPVHKKRPGDVDHKRDGVQASELEPLVGGTGTDTIDGVVPEGDEREEDMPDLKVAFRGKKSGRTVRISDDKGLGKHQEAPFPTSEVIELRRLADEYKHRDWGCGLAAEDEASLWKRVSSNHALNALSLARSVTKEEKEKENTRKVAPVPTTIAVLPAGQPSSAQIRPLCGILHDDFKVDSERSRARKDFLIRHHLDRTTGVGDGALLPSPTREKLEPVIPRRREETKEQHREEVPTKTKSSPKNSPRTGRSQSLGPTVTERRSPKRQPPRAPSVTKDAKEKEKEQKDKEKEPREKSGEPERHPRPITGPGRVRWSIREPSTISPTGSSSSVPPLPPPPPGPGPAPFHRRSPQVHRKTFLATTAPPHRPLHHSKPSTTTTTTTTTVKPPVKHSVHTSVHHPPPTSSAAAAARQDRVKDISRGHGPHEAKTARDEPAAAAAAAAAADPSKSSSDSRYASNRAATAVQPMTAEPQVNGDVTGGDSSVASTPPSQTHPPVSATAVSPWIDDEPVVKSPPEPTRVKSPEQMIMRSPEPVNWTVPLDTGKTFTVTQNVREEPLTRPHSEAKTWTPSSFPSAPQSAPPELAAQHKSQHSQHSGYKSPESESVSIGSFTGLNGHKDMDSERDSPLPTRAQGTSTPTQGEKEASIADEEAKDEAKPDPSIKPVAGTNLRCLEDPGFDYDRKKEPSQATTTATMTTPSSSAAAQPGYRILEAESPQGGSAGGAAGMGGVVSSSGGGYHVLEAPAVVPGTAQRSAASEVLEKARNRFDKFWGKGSGAEN; encoded by the exons GGCCCACCTTGGAGCCGCCGCTGCCCAGACGAAAGAAATGCCCGGAGCTCGCGTACAAGACGCACGAGTTCATCACGGCGGCCGATGGCGGTGGCATCGACGTCGTCGATTCGAACGTTGTAGCTGACAAAGTTCGG GAAGTTACAGCGCAGTCGGCCCTACCACCGAGTCAGCTGAGCAAGGCGATATCACGGATCAGCACCGAGTACCGTTTGCAGTTCGCCTGGCCTAGACGACCCCAGCTGACCAATGGCGAGGCAGTGGCACCGGTCTCAGCTGCGGGAGCACCTGCAGGTACGACTGGACCACCTAGAAAGTCACTCAGCATGGGAGCTCTTAAGCAGGGTATCGCGCCCACAGGACCAGCCCCAGTTCACAAGAAGCGGCCGGGCGACGTCGATCACAAACGTGATG GAGTGCAGGCATCGGAGCTGGAGCCCCTGGTCGGAGGAACTGGAACGGACACTATCGACGGAGTGGTGCCCGAGGGCGACGAGCGCGAGGAGGACATGCCCGACTTGAAAGTAGCTTTCAG GGGTAAAAAGTCAGGTAGAACCGTAAGGATATCGGATGATAAGGGGCTGGGCAAGCACCAGGAGGCACCGTTCCCTACCTCCGAAGTCATCGAGCTTAGGCGACTCGCTGACGAGTACAAG CACCGCGACTGGGGTTGCGGTCTGGCCGCCGAGGACGAGGCTTCGCTGTGGAAACGTGTCTCCAGTAACCACGCTCTCAACGCGCTGTCCCTTGCCAG GTCGGTGACGAAGgaagagaaggagaaggagaacacGAGGAAGGTCGCGCCTGTTCCAACGACCATCGCCGTGCTTCCTGCTGGTCAGCCGTCGTCGGCCCAGATTAGACCCCTCTGTGGGATATTGCACGACGATTTCAAAGTG GACAGTGAAAGATCTCGCGCAAGAAAGGATTTCTTGATCCGCCATCACCTGGATCGCACCACTGGCGTGG GGGACGGTGCACTGCTTCCCTCTCCGACGAGAGAGAAGCTGGAGCCCGTGATCCCGCGGCGTCGAGAGGAAACGAAGGAGCAGCACCGAGAGGAGGTTCCGACTAAGACCAAGTCCAGCCCGAAGAACAGCCCCAGGACTGGTCGTTCGCAGAGCCTAGGGCCCACTGTCACCGAGCGTCGGTCACCGAAACGCCAACCGCCCCGTGCACCGTCCGTCACCAAAGATGCCAAG gagaaggagaaggagcagAAGGACAAGGAGAAAGAGCCGCGGGAGAAGAGCGGAGAGCCGGAAAGGCATCCGCGACCGA TCACGGGCCCTGGCCGCGTGCGTTGGAGCATACGGGAGCCCTCGACGATATCCCCGACGGGCTCGTCGAGCAGCGTGCCGCCGTTACCGCCACCACCCCCGGGCCCAGGGCCTGCCCCGTTCCACAGGAGGTCCCCGCAGGTCCACCGTAAAA CCTTCCTCGCAACCACCGCTCCCCCCCATCGCCCTCTTCATCACTCGAAACCCTCAACCACCACAACCACCACAACTACCACCGTAAAACCCCCGGTAAAGCATTCAGTTCATACGAGTGTCCATCACCCACCACCTACGTCGAGCGCTGCCGCCGCGGCCAGGCAGGACCGTGTTAAAGATATTAGCCGTGGCCATGGTCCGCACGAAGCAAAAACGGCCCGCGACGAGCCAGCTGCGGCTGCGGCCGCAGCCGCCGCCGCCGATCCATCCAAATCATCCTCCGATAGTCGATACGCGTCAAACCGAGCCGCTACCGCCGTACAACCTA TGACGGCGGAGCCTCAGGTGAACGGGGACGTAACTGGAGGCGACTCGAGCGTCGCCTCGACGCCACCGTCGCAGACCCATCCGCCAGTGTCAGCCACCGCTGTAAGCCCGTGGATCGACGACGAGCCGGTGGTGAAAAGCCCGCCAGAGCCGACCAGGGTAAAGTCGCCCGAGCAGATGATCATGCGGTCCCCGGAGCCCGTAAACTGGACGGTGCCCCTCGACACCGGGAAAACCTTCACTGTCACCCAAAACGTCAGAGAAG AACCCCTGACGCGTCCTCATAGTGAGGCGAAGACATGGACGCCCTCGTCGTTCCCCTCAGCACCACAGTCGGCCCCGCCTGAGCTCGCGGCTCAGCACAAGTCCCAGCACTCCCAGCACTCCGGCTACAAATCACCCGAGAGCGAAAGCGTTTCCATCGGTAGCTTCACTGGCCTGAACGGGCACAAGGATATGGACTCGGAGAGGGACAGCCCGTTGCCCACGAGGGCCCAGGGCACCAGCACACCCACGCAGGGTGAAAAG GAAGCAAGCATCGCCGACGAAGAAGCGAAAGATGAAGCGAAGCCGGATCCGTCGATAAAGCCCGTGGCAGGGACGAACCTGAGATGCCTGGAGGACCCGGGCTTCGATTACGATAGAAAGAAGGAGCCGTCGCAGGCAACGACGACGGCGACAATGACAACACCGTCCTCGTCCGCGGCCGCCCAGCCGGGCTATCGTATCCTAGAGGCCGAGTCCCCCCAAGGCGGTTCCGCGGGGGGCGCCGCCGGCATGGGTGGGGTAGTAAGTAGCAGCGGGGGTGGTTATCACGTGCTGGAGGCGCCCGCGGTTGTTCCAGGCACGGCGCAACGCTCGGCGGCCAGCGAGGTGCTGGAGAAGGCGCGGAATCGCTTCGACAAGTTCTGGGGGAAGGGCAGTGGCGCGGAGAATTAG